From the genome of Papaver somniferum cultivar HN1 unplaced genomic scaffold, ASM357369v1 unplaced-scaffold_10, whole genome shotgun sequence:
CAAGTTTAAACAAGAAACTTTGGATTTGGGTGAAACGTCTGAGGTAGTGGTGTTTCAACAACCAAATACTACTGAGGGAGATCAGGCAAATAGCTGGGAAGCAAGTGCAGTTCGCAAAGTTATCATAGAATGAAGGATGAAAGTTGAAGTTGTGGAGAAATATATCAAGTTCATGTAGCCTTTTATGACTGAAGAAGACATCAAGATTGTGGAGGTTGAGCCGAATATGATGATTTTCAAATTCAGTAAGTGGGATTTCCTCAACAAAGACATTGAAGAAAGACCATGGAGTGTGAAGAAACATTTGCTAGTTGTTCATGAATACATTCCTGAAATGGTTTACACGGAGAAGCATCGGGACTTCCAACATTTATGGATCCATCTTAAACACCGTCTTCCAGAACacatgaatgttgatgctgtcaCAAAATTGGGAGGTAAGGTATTATGGGAAAGTCATTGTTATCGAATGATGTTGTTGCAGTTAGAAGTGATCCGGTAAAAGTTTGTGGCAATGTGGATTTTTCTTATCCTTTCAGAAGGGGAATTAAAGCTATCACAAATGCTGGGTTCACTCGCTGGATTAAATTCTTCTATGAAAGACATCCAACAGGTATTTTTGCTGATTGTTATGTGATCAAGCATTGCAAATGTGTATGTAAGGATGCGGCTAATTTATTAGCTAAAGCTCATGAGAAGCCATATTTCTTTGGTAAGGCTAGCAGCATAATGAAACAAATATCTTTTACCTCTTGTAGTAATGCTCCTGCCTCTGAATCTAATATTAAGAAGTTAAAGAATAGTGCAACTTTCATTCCTCCAAAAGATGGAGAAGTTATCAATCTGGATTTTCTTCTTAAGAAGGATGGAAAAGTAGCCTCTGAAGAAATAAGGCttggaaaaataattaaaaattactGAAGATCCTTCAAATGAGGCCAATTACAGTGAAGTTGGGTCCATCATCAACAATTATGATACCAGCACAGACAAATAAACATCTCAAATGGTCAGAACTGGAAATAATCAAACTATCAACTCATGGATGGAGACTCAGGTATTCAAAACATACTCTAGTTTTTTTCATTTCCTTTTTAGTACTTTTAAAATAGATATTCTaagtagttttaaaatttttaatATCAGCCTCAGTTGGTTCTTTCATTTTAAATTCTGTCATTATTTCATTCTACATTGCTTCTTTTATCCCCATAAAAAAGCCTTCATACTTGCATATTTTGATACTTTTTCCAGGTCTTTACTATGAAGATCATTTCATGAAAtgtccaagaattcaaaaatgcAACTATTAGAAATCATTTGAGTGACTTGATTAGATCTCAAAACCCTGATATCATTTTCTTATGTGAGACTAAGATTCCACAGACTAAATGCAGACCAATATTAAAACAATATCAATATCCAAATTGTGTTTTTATAGATCCAGTAGGTCTTTCTGGTGGTCTTGTTGTGTTGTGGAAAAATGGCTTCACCTGTGACTTAGTGGACACTTATAGTAATATGTTCAATCTTGTAGGGAAAGATGATCCTAGTAAACCATAATTTCTTCGCACTTGTATATATGTATGGTAATACCAACTACGATAAGAAGAAAGAACAGTGGAGTTTCATACATGAAATCAGTAAAGCTAATAGAAATCCTTGGATAGCGCTAGGAGATCTTAATTTTCACTTAGTTGATAAGGACACTGGTGCTTCCTCTTCTGCTGATGGGTTGGTCAATAGCGTTGTCTCTGACAGTGGTTTAGATGATATTCGGTTTGTATGCAAAGATTTTACTTGGACCAGTAAGAATTTAGGTACAAATTCTAAAAAGTCTATAATAGACATGGCTCTAGGAAATGGTGAGTGGAATGTTCATTTTCCAATTCCAAGTTATTTCATTTAACCCAAGTTGGCAGTGATCACAGTCCAGTCATGCTAGTTACAGATTCAACAATCCCTAACTGTTGGAAaccttttaatttctttttacctTGGTTAAATGATGAGAATTGTGCTACAGTTATTGCTAATGCTTGGAAAACTGGTGTCATTGGATCTCCTGCTTTTGAGTTACTCAACAGATTTCAAATCACAAGAATAAAATTGCCATTGTGGAACAAAGAGAATTTTGGTAATATTAATCAAAAGGTGGATCACATGCATATGGAGTTGAACACAATTCAAGAAGGTGACTCAGATactcataatgaaattatcagCATCACAAGGAACTTAACAAGTGAAACAAAATCAAGAGTATGTTTTATCAACAAAAGTAGAGAACACTTCATGAAAGATATGGACTATAATAGCAAATACTTTCACGCCAAGACAAACAGAACAAGAACCAGAAACAACATTGACTCTATTTAAGATTATGATGGAAAATGGCTCCAAACTAGAGATGATATTTCTCTCCATCTAACAAATCATTTCAAGCAAATTAGTACCACTACTAATCTTATTCTTGAGGAAGTTCTATACAGCATTCTGGCAACTATTGTCAATGGAGAAGAGAACTACTTACTTACTAGTATTCCATCTTTTCAAGAGGTCCATGATACTCTTAAAAGCATGGAAAAGTGGAGTGCACCTGGTCCAGAGGGTTTTCAAGCTGGTAGAGGTACCATGATTAAACATGTTTTTAAATCTGTTCCAGTTTATCAAATGAGTACTTTTAAGTTACCTAATAGTCTTATTCATCAGCTCACTTTTATGGAGAGGAAATTCTTTTGGGGTCACAAATCCAACAGTGGTAACAATCTTATAGCATGGAATAATGTATGCACTTCAAGATGTTGGAGGCTTAGCATTCAGGGATTTAGAGAAGCTTAATCTAGCTCTTCTTACTAAATTGGCTTGGAGGATCCTGGGTCCTGGACCAACAAATGATCTTGAAAACGCCATTATCTTTCTAAGAAATTCCTCCAGATGAAGAAGGACCGATGGAAGAGAAAAAAAACCACGTTATACGGCTCTGTAATGAATCAAGTCACCTAATGGTACAGGTGTTGAGAAGTAAATATTTCAAAAATGGAGACATCATACATCAATATATAGAGGCTAAAAACTGCTTATATACTTGGAATGGTATCTCAAAAGGAATGaaaattctgcaacaacattATTTCATGAAAGTCAACAATGGTGAGGACATTAAAATTTGGTTAGACAAATGGATACCAGGTATGAACCTTCCACCATTATCCTATAATGACACCTTCAGGTTTTATAGTGAAGTTGTTGAATTGATGCTGCCAGATACAAATCTCTGGAACATACCACTTCTTGATCATTTATTTGATGCTGACGCCTCTAGGAAAATTCAAGATATTTTCATTGATAAATCTGAAAAGGATATCATGGTATGGATGCCATCTATAGATGGCAAATTTTCAGTCAAGAGCACATACAAGATGTTAACTATGTCTAATGGAAATATTCAGATCAATGAAATTACAGTTGGTTCTAGAATTTGGAAAGCTTTATGGAAGTGTAAAACAGCTCACAGGATTAAGTTGTGTGCCTGGAAGTGCATAAGGGATATCAACTCTACCAAAAGTAGACTAGGTACTTACAATGGGGATATGGATGTGCATTGTGATATCTGTAGCCATAATGAGGAAATAATGGAACACATTATCTTTGAATGCAGACATGCAAGACAAGTCTGGAAAGGGATTAACATCACTATAGATTCAGCTAGAAGCAACTGCAATACAGTGTCAGACTGGGTGATAACCTGGTTCTCTCAAGGCAATGTTATGGATGAAAAAATATTATACCCTCTCATGATTTGGAGCATGGATAATATGAAAGGATAGATGTAATGTTGTGTTCCAGGGAGTAACTCTTAACCCTCTAACCTCAGTGCATAGAATCCATTATCATCATTCATCTCATTTACATGACATAGAACATGCATCTAATTAGTTCTCTACTGTAATTACCATGTGTACAATTCTAATGGCGGGGTTCGATCGACATATAATGCACTATGCCTTATCAACTGATTCTAACATGTATGCCCATCTTAACTttacttcagaaacgaaatataCGCAGAGGGTTGTGTATGAGAATGAGACACTTAGGAGAGAATTGGAAAGTCAAAGGAGAGAACTCAAGCAGAAATGCAAGGAAATCGACAAGTGTGAGGCCGAATTGGATATCAAAAGCAAGCAACTTTCTGTTTTAAGCGAAGAGGTACTTATACTTTTGTTCAACCTGAACTCTACCGTTTCTCTTTTGGGTAACTATGTGAATGTCTTTTTGGGAAACTTTGTGAACCATGAGAAGCAAACATCGTGGTAACGAATCAATTGGAAACATTTTACCTTGTCTGGATTGCCACTGGGCCGCAGGTTACAAGAAAGCTAAGTACTGTGCAAGAGAATATGGATGGGGCGAAGATATGAGTAGTGAAAAGAATGTTCTAACCTTAACCGAGGTGAATGATATGTGCAAAAAACTAGAAGAGAAAGACTATGAGTTGGATAGTTTGATTGACCTAAATAACACCCTTATTGCCAAAGTAACCACGAGTTACAGGAGGCACGCAAAGTTTTAATCGAGGTAAGAAATCTATGAAAAACTTGCTTTTATTCCATATGCACCAGAAGTATCACTGTTCTGAAGCAATTTCACGATTTATCTGTTACGTACAGGGCTTGGATGGGTTTGCATATATACGTTCGCGACCTCCTGTAATTGGGATAAATCGGATGGGGGAGCTGAATGAGAAACCATTTCGAGATATTTGTATTAAGAAGTTCTCGACTACAAAATGGGAAACAAAATCTGCTGAGCTGTGCTCGCTGTGGCAAAAGAAAATACAAGATTCGCAGTGGTATCCGTATAAGCATGTGACAACTGATGAAAAGCTTACTGTAAGTAAATTATATTCTCCCTTAAATTACCATCAATGTGGAGTTTGAAGAGTGTTGTCAATTCTGTGCGTTACGTGCAAGAAGTtttagatgaagatgatgaatagtTGAGAGAGCTGAAAGATGAATGGGGCAAGGAAGTACATGATGCTGGAATTTCAAAGAAGGAAGGGAAGCCAGCTTAAAGGAAGCAATGGAGTACGTCCTACAAAAATTGAAAGCCCTGAAAAGTGCTAAACGTCGAAGATAAAAGCTCAAGCTGTTTAGTGGTGTGTGCACCAGTTTCTTTGTACCAAATTTCCAAACAATTAATATTCAATCCTGTCCATTGTTCCAGATTACTTATGTAGTTTCTTTATCATGTATATTAACTGATGCATTCTGAGTTACTAGGATCACTCAGAAATCGGAATGCTTAGTGAATTATTACAGACTCAGATTTAACACAAAGAAGGTTGTGCTTGTTAACCTGATAGTTTACATCACCATGGGCATTCAATTCCTGTCAAGGAAGATGTGAGATTAAGACAAAAActttttgtcaagaagtgatTCCACAGTCTACATTGGGCTTATAACCCATTGGTAAAGAAGAAAACTACAGCTGGTTTCTGTCAGTTCTCATGGAGGCCGGAACAAATCTTGAAAACCTTGCAGATACGAAGTATCAGACCCATGTTCCAATTTCTGTTGTAGAGAATTCAAAACAAGTAATTCCTTGGAGATTTCTATGATCATATTCAACAAGCAATTCATTGGCAAAATACAACTAGGCTTAAATAACTGAACTTAAAATGTTGCACTTACTTAAATAACTAAACACAAGCTAAGAAACAAAATGAAGAAAGAGTCACTTAAATAACTAGACACAAGCTAAGGACTCGATATATTGATAAAACTTGACAGATGTATCAAACTTGTCGTTCTGATAGATGATAAATTTTCTCGAAGCTCTTATCTTTAAGATCATACGAAAGAAGCCTATTCTCCGTTGTTAGCAGCACAACCTTTGTTGACTCGatgtcttctttcttctctttaaTAAATACGATATAATCCCAACGAAGAAGCCTAGCATATGGATTGAACCTCCCTTTTTCATTCCAACTAGAGTACGCAGAATCCATCTCGAATATGCTGAGAAGATCCATATCATAATCCCTCTCGATAAGATAGAAATGGCCCCCAGACTCAGCAATGTCGTAATAAAACTTTAGATCCATGTTTGTTTGAGCAGAACTTGGCAGT
Proteins encoded in this window:
- the LOC113326893 gene encoding factor of DNA methylation 1-like produces the protein MAGFDRHIMHYALSTDSNMYAHLNFTSETKYTQRVVYENETLRRELESQRRELKQKCKEIDKCEAELDIKSKQLSVLSEEVLILLFNLNSTVSLLGYKKAKYCAREYGWGEDMSSEKNVLTLTEVNDMCKKLEEKDYELDSLIDLNNTLIAKGLDGFAYIRSRPPVIGINRMGELNEKPFRDICIKKFSTTKWETKSAELCSLWQKKIQDSQWYPYKHVTTDEKLTLRELKDEWGKEVHDAGISKKEGKPA